The following proteins come from a genomic window of Mucinivorans hirudinis:
- a CDS encoding Glycyl-tRNA synthetase — protein sequence MGRVGISVVLRRSNNNKNMTQEELFKKLISHCKEYGFIFPSSEIYDGLAAVYDYGQLGVELKNNIKRYWWDAMTKLNDNIVGIDAAIFMHPRTWEASGHVGAFNDPLIDNRDSKKRYRADVLIEEWIAKQEEKIVKEVEKAAKRFGESFSEEQFRATNGRVLELQQRIDETTERMAKSLTDNDLDGVKQIIVDLEIVCPISGTRNWTDVRQFNLMFETKMGASAEAASTIYLRPETAQGIFVNFLNVQKSGRMKIPFGIAQIGKAFRNEIVARQFIFRMKEFEQMEMQFFIAPGTELEWYEHWKQFRMRWHQALGFGEQHYKFHNHAKLAHYANAACDIEYEFPFGFKEVEGIHSRTDFDLGNHQKFSGKKIQYFDTEKGESYVPFVVETSIGVDRMFLQVMSASLKEEKLENGEERTVLAIPAPIAPVKVAVLPLVKKDGLPEMARAIINDLKFEHNCQYDEKDSIGKRYRRQDAIGTPFCITIDHQSLEDKTVTIRHRDSMTQERVSIDAVAGIIGEAVNMKSLLQSIIK from the coding sequence GTGGGAAGAGTGGGAATCTCAGTGGTTTTGAGACGAAGTAATAACAATAAAAATATGACACAAGAGGAACTATTCAAAAAGTTGATTTCGCATTGTAAGGAGTATGGTTTTATCTTTCCGAGCAGTGAAATTTACGATGGTCTGGCGGCTGTCTATGACTACGGGCAGTTGGGGGTAGAGCTTAAAAACAATATCAAAAGGTATTGGTGGGACGCAATGACCAAGCTCAATGACAATATTGTGGGCATTGATGCGGCGATATTTATGCACCCGCGTACGTGGGAGGCATCGGGGCACGTGGGAGCGTTCAACGACCCTCTTATCGACAATCGCGATAGCAAGAAACGCTATCGTGCAGATGTGCTCATCGAAGAGTGGATTGCAAAGCAGGAGGAGAAAATCGTAAAAGAGGTTGAAAAAGCGGCAAAACGTTTCGGCGAATCTTTCAGCGAGGAGCAGTTTAGAGCGACAAACGGACGTGTTTTGGAGCTACAACAAAGGATTGACGAAACGACAGAAAGAATGGCTAAATCCCTTACAGATAATGACTTGGATGGGGTTAAGCAGATAATTGTCGATTTGGAAATTGTATGCCCAATCTCGGGCACGCGCAATTGGACAGATGTTCGTCAGTTCAATCTGATGTTCGAGACTAAGATGGGGGCTTCGGCTGAGGCGGCTTCGACAATCTACCTCCGTCCCGAGACGGCACAGGGCATTTTTGTGAACTTTCTGAATGTGCAAAAGAGCGGGCGTATGAAAATTCCATTCGGTATCGCGCAGATTGGCAAGGCATTCCGCAATGAAATTGTGGCGCGACAGTTCATTTTCCGTATGAAGGAGTTCGAACAGATGGAGATGCAGTTTTTCATTGCGCCCGGAACGGAGTTGGAGTGGTATGAGCATTGGAAACAGTTCCGTATGCGTTGGCATCAGGCGTTGGGCTTTGGTGAACAGCACTATAAGTTCCACAATCATGCGAAATTAGCACACTATGCAAATGCGGCGTGCGATATTGAATATGAGTTTCCGTTCGGCTTCAAAGAGGTGGAGGGTATACACTCACGCACAGACTTCGACTTGGGTAACCACCAAAAATTCTCCGGCAAAAAGATTCAATATTTCGATACTGAGAAGGGTGAAAGCTATGTGCCATTTGTGGTTGAGACCTCAATCGGCGTGGATCGTATGTTTTTGCAAGTAATGTCTGCTTCGTTGAAAGAAGAAAAACTCGAAAATGGCGAGGAGCGGACTGTTTTGGCTATTCCCGCGCCGATTGCGCCGGTTAAAGTGGCTGTACTTCCGTTAGTTAAGAAAGATGGGCTGCCTGAAATGGCGCGTGCGATTATCAATGACTTGAAGTTTGAACACAACTGTCAGTACGATGAAAAGGACTCAATCGGTAAACGCTATCGCCGCCAGGATGCTATTGGCACGCCTTTCTGCATTACAATAGACCACCAATCTCTTGAAGACAAAACCGTTACAATTCGCCACCGCGACTCAATGACACAGGAGCGCGTTTCGATAGATGCTGTTGCGGGAATAATTGGAGAGGCGGTAAATATGAAGTCGCTTTTGCAATCGATTATTAAATAG
- a CDS encoding Peptidase M64 — MKRIILTLTLLLLCGNLYAQFDKFFFQKTLRLDFYHCGTATEQEYFFKELIEEPHWAGNEKNLIDTKEHGNQMVKLFDAASGELIYSQGYCTIFNEWQTTLEAQKIKKCYPEAVIMPFPKNPARVEIYARNAKNEFVKEFEYEVNPSSYWIRKSVPNDITFDVVYNGAPKHKVDIVLLAEGYTSQEKFEEDAKRFAEELVRFEPFKSRAKDFNIRGVYRTTGEHGVSLPGENLWKQTALQSHYYTFDSERYLIVDDFQRVRDMAANVPYDVVYILSDSKKYGGGGIYNFYGISAAGDPELAGEVYVHEFGHLFAGLGDEYVGTTGYDGFYKTDVEPWEENLTTLVDFDKKFWKKMLPAGTKIPTEDVDKNEKVLGVYEGGGYQNKGIYRPWRNCIMRDLRKSEGFCPVCIRALEEVMNRFTK; from the coding sequence ATGAAACGAATCATCTTAACATTGACACTTTTGCTGCTCTGCGGCAATCTCTACGCTCAGTTCGACAAATTTTTCTTTCAAAAAACTCTCCGTTTGGATTTCTACCACTGCGGTACGGCAACCGAGCAGGAGTACTTTTTCAAAGAGCTAATAGAAGAGCCGCATTGGGCTGGAAACGAGAAGAATCTTATCGACACCAAAGAGCACGGTAACCAGATGGTTAAACTCTTTGATGCGGCGAGCGGAGAGCTAATATACTCGCAGGGTTACTGCACCATTTTCAACGAATGGCAGACAACACTCGAGGCACAAAAAATCAAAAAATGTTATCCCGAAGCAGTTATTATGCCTTTCCCGAAGAATCCGGCAAGAGTGGAAATTTACGCAAGAAATGCTAAGAATGAATTTGTTAAGGAGTTTGAATATGAGGTGAACCCTTCGAGTTACTGGATTCGAAAATCTGTGCCGAACGATATAACTTTCGATGTGGTCTACAATGGCGCGCCCAAACACAAAGTCGACATTGTTTTGCTGGCTGAGGGTTACACCTCACAGGAAAAATTTGAGGAGGATGCCAAACGTTTTGCCGAAGAGTTAGTTCGCTTTGAACCATTCAAAAGTCGTGCCAAGGATTTTAATATCAGGGGCGTATATCGCACAACTGGTGAGCACGGAGTTTCGTTGCCGGGCGAAAACCTGTGGAAGCAGACCGCACTCCAATCCCACTACTACACGTTCGATTCGGAGCGTTATTTGATTGTGGACGATTTCCAGCGAGTGCGTGATATGGCAGCCAATGTGCCCTATGATGTGGTCTATATACTATCAGACTCGAAGAAATATGGTGGCGGAGGTATCTATAACTTCTACGGCATCAGTGCCGCAGGCGACCCTGAACTGGCGGGAGAGGTCTATGTTCACGAATTTGGGCACCTCTTCGCTGGTTTGGGTGATGAGTATGTGGGTACTACGGGTTATGACGGATTCTACAAAACCGATGTCGAACCATGGGAAGAGAACCTCACTACCTTGGTTGATTTCGACAAAAAGTTCTGGAAAAAGATGCTTCCCGCAGGTACGAAAATTCCAACGGAGGATGTCGATAAAAACGAGAAGGTACTGGGTGTTTACGAGGGTGGCGGATACCAGAATAAGGGCATATATCGCCCGTGGCGCAACTGTATTATGCGCGACTTGCGCAAGTCGGAGGGCTTTTGCCCTGTCTGCATTCGAGCGCTTGAGGAGGTAATGAATCGGTTTACTAAGTAG
- a CDS encoding LSU ribosomal protein L19p: MNNLIKIAQQAFAVEKEIPQFKAGDTITVTIRIREGNKERMQNFRGVVIQRRGSGATETFTIRKMSDNVGVERIFPVLSPTIQKIEVNKRGVVRRARIFYLRDLTGKKARIKERKYSAK, translated from the coding sequence ATGAACAATCTGATTAAAATTGCTCAGCAGGCTTTTGCTGTTGAGAAGGAGATTCCCCAGTTCAAAGCAGGGGACACAATTACTGTTACCATCCGTATCCGCGAGGGCAACAAAGAGCGTATGCAGAACTTCCGCGGTGTGGTTATCCAGCGTCGCGGTAGCGGTGCAACCGAAACTTTCACTATCCGCAAAATGTCTGACAACGTAGGTGTTGAACGTATTTTTCCGGTTCTTTCTCCGACGATTCAAAAAATCGAAGTGAACAAACGCGGTGTAGTTCGTCGTGCACGTATCTTCTACTTGCGTGATTTGACAGGTAAGAAAGCTCGTATCAAGGAGCGTAAGTACTCAGCAAAATAG
- a CDS encoding ATP-dependent protease La Type I, translating to MTFFETLENISDTIDGRHQIIPILSADDDDTQSISTTPEVLPILTLRSSVLFPGSITPITVGRDKSMRLVREIDAGGGLLGAVLQREQSVENPGPEDLYKVGTAARILKVLEMPNGNLTVILNGLEKFEIKEFISSDPYYKAAITILKDTMPKRGSVELDALLDSVKDVALKIIEISGTIPQEATFAIKNIDSRRGLINFISSNIDLPDADRQALLEAPGLVARARKLLEILIQHQQLIELKNEIQSKVKEDIDQQQREYYLHQQMRTIQEELGERSTGGDLAQMREKAKEKKWSTSVGELFEKEINKLDRMHPSMSDYSVQLNYLQLMLELPWGETTKDNLDLIRAKKQLDKDHFGLDDVKERILEHLAVLKLKGDLKSPIICLYGAPGVGKTSLGKSVAESLGRKFGRISLGGMHDEAEIRGHRKTYVGAMPGRIIQTIRRAASSNPVIILDEIDKVNSSNHGDPSSALLEVLDPEQNSTFHDNYLDVDYDLSQVLFIATANNISTISTALKDRMEMINVSGYLLEEKVEIATHHLIPKQLEAHGVKKSQLKISKKALEKIIGEYTRESGVRALDKLIAKITRYRAKQIGMEETYKADIKIDELEKILGVPRYRKDMQEDKAVVGVVTGLAWTEVGGEILYVESSLNKGKGNVIITGNLGEVMKESASIALGWVRANADKLGIDSEMFEKNDIHIHVPEGAIPKDGPSAGITMVTAIASVFTGRKVRSKIAMTGETTLRGKVLPVGGVKEKILAAKRAGVTDILLSKENLKDIKDIKEEYVTGLNFHYVANLDDVLNLALV from the coding sequence ATGACCTTTTTTGAAACATTAGAAAACATTTCGGACACTATCGACGGAAGACACCAGATTATACCAATCCTTTCGGCAGACGACGACGATACACAGTCAATAAGCACCACCCCCGAGGTGTTGCCAATACTGACTTTGCGTAGCTCGGTACTTTTCCCCGGTTCGATTACTCCAATCACCGTAGGTCGCGATAAATCAATGCGTTTGGTTCGTGAAATTGATGCTGGCGGCGGACTGCTCGGGGCGGTTCTGCAACGGGAGCAGTCGGTGGAAAATCCCGGTCCGGAGGATTTATATAAGGTTGGAACTGCTGCGCGCATACTTAAAGTTTTGGAGATGCCCAACGGCAATCTGACGGTTATCCTCAATGGTCTGGAAAAATTTGAAATAAAGGAGTTTATCTCCTCAGATCCATACTACAAGGCTGCAATAACCATACTCAAGGACACGATGCCCAAGCGTGGCAGCGTTGAGTTGGATGCGCTTTTGGACTCGGTTAAGGATGTGGCTCTCAAAATTATAGAGATTTCAGGCACTATTCCGCAAGAGGCGACTTTTGCAATCAAAAATATAGACAGCCGTCGCGGACTTATCAACTTCATAAGTTCCAATATTGATTTGCCCGATGCTGACCGTCAGGCACTTCTGGAGGCTCCCGGTTTGGTGGCACGTGCACGTAAGTTGTTGGAGATATTAATTCAGCATCAGCAACTTATCGAACTTAAAAACGAGATCCAGAGCAAAGTCAAGGAGGATATAGACCAACAGCAGCGCGAGTATTACCTCCATCAGCAGATGCGCACGATTCAGGAAGAGCTGGGCGAACGCTCCACAGGGGGCGACCTTGCACAGATGCGCGAAAAGGCAAAGGAGAAGAAATGGAGCACAAGCGTGGGTGAACTCTTTGAAAAAGAGATTAACAAGTTGGACCGTATGCACCCATCTATGTCTGATTATTCGGTGCAACTCAATTATTTGCAGTTGATGTTGGAGCTTCCTTGGGGCGAGACAACAAAGGATAATCTCGATTTGATTCGTGCCAAAAAACAGTTGGACAAAGACCACTTCGGACTCGATGATGTGAAGGAACGGATTTTGGAACACCTGGCGGTTTTGAAGCTAAAAGGTGATTTGAAATCCCCCATCATCTGTCTATATGGAGCACCGGGGGTGGGCAAAACTTCATTAGGAAAATCTGTGGCTGAGTCACTTGGCAGAAAATTCGGGCGCATTTCGCTGGGCGGTATGCACGACGAGGCAGAGATTCGCGGACACCGTAAAACCTATGTGGGGGCTATGCCCGGGCGCATTATCCAGACAATTCGTCGTGCGGCATCATCAAACCCGGTAATTATACTGGACGAAATTGATAAAGTGAACTCCAGCAACCACGGAGACCCCTCCTCGGCACTTTTAGAGGTGCTCGACCCCGAACAAAACAGCACCTTCCACGACAACTATTTGGATGTCGATTACGACCTTTCACAAGTGCTCTTCATCGCCACGGCTAACAATATTAGTACCATTTCCACGGCTCTTAAAGACCGTATGGAGATGATAAACGTGAGTGGCTACCTATTGGAAGAGAAGGTCGAGATTGCCACTCACCACTTGATACCAAAGCAATTAGAGGCACACGGTGTTAAGAAATCGCAGCTCAAAATCAGCAAAAAGGCACTTGAAAAGATTATTGGAGAGTATACTCGCGAATCGGGTGTACGGGCTTTGGATAAGTTGATTGCAAAAATCACGCGCTACCGTGCCAAGCAGATTGGAATGGAGGAGACGTACAAGGCTGATATTAAGATTGATGAGCTTGAAAAAATCCTTGGTGTACCGCGCTATCGCAAAGATATGCAGGAGGATAAGGCTGTAGTAGGTGTGGTTACGGGCTTGGCTTGGACGGAAGTTGGAGGCGAGATACTCTATGTGGAATCGAGTTTGAACAAGGGTAAAGGTAACGTGATAATCACGGGTAATCTTGGCGAGGTGATGAAAGAGTCTGCCTCTATCGCCTTGGGTTGGGTGAGGGCAAATGCCGACAAACTGGGCATTGACAGTGAGATGTTTGAAAAGAACGATATTCACATTCACGTGCCCGAAGGGGCGATTCCAAAGGATGGTCCTTCGGCGGGTATAACGATGGTAACTGCAATAGCCTCTGTCTTTACCGGTCGCAAAGTACGCAGCAAAATCGCGATGACCGGTGAAACAACTCTGCGTGGCAAGGTATTGCCTGTGGGCGGTGTAAAAGAAAAGATTTTGGCAGCCAAGCGCGCCGGAGTAACTGATATATTGCTATCTAAGGAGAACCTCAAAGATATTAAGGATATTAAGGAGGAATACGTGACGGGACTTAACTTTCACTATGTTGCCAACTTGGATGATGTTCTTAATTTGGCGCTGGTATAG
- a CDS encoding Phosphopantetheine adenylyltransferase, with the protein MKQAIFPGSFDPFTRAHEDIVRRGMAIFDKIIIAVGENIDKKSLLTTDAKVGLIEEVFANDGRIEVVRYSGLTATLCRQLSINNILRGVRGGKDFEYESNIEAINRMLNPEIETIILLTAPEFAAISSSAVREIIHHGGNCEKFMSQGIDLRKYL; encoded by the coding sequence ATGAAACAGGCTATCTTTCCCGGTTCTTTCGACCCCTTTACCCGCGCACACGAAGATATCGTGCGCAGAGGGATGGCTATTTTTGACAAAATAATCATTGCTGTCGGAGAAAATATTGATAAAAAATCACTGCTAACCACTGATGCTAAGGTGGGTTTGATTGAGGAGGTTTTTGCGAATGATGGTAGAATAGAAGTAGTTCGCTATTCAGGATTGACAGCAACCCTATGTAGGCAACTATCAATCAACAATATACTCAGGGGAGTGCGGGGAGGTAAGGATTTTGAGTACGAAAGTAATATTGAGGCAATTAATCGAATGCTGAATCCTGAAATAGAAACAATTATATTGCTAACTGCTCCGGAATTTGCAGCCATATCTTCTTCGGCTGTGAGGGAGATTATCCATCACGGAGGAAATTGCGAAAAATTTATGAGCCAAGGTATTGATTTACGGAAATATTTATAA
- a CDS encoding Alkyldihydroxyacetonephosphate synthase, protein MKINVTEKIYWMGVNDRRKHLFENIWPLPNGVSYNSYLIKDEKTALVDTVEMGADSGYIGWIEMLLEGRELDYLIVNHMELDHAGEIGAIVRRYPNVQIIGNSKTFKILEGYYGITDNLLEVCDGAELELGHHKLKFVFTPWVHWPETMMTYDLTEKVLFSADAFGTFGTLDGAIFDDEIDFEVYREEMRRYYSNIVGKFSNMVQKALAKLCELEVKYLCPLHGPIWRNNPSRVIELYDRWSRYQARDGVVIIYASMYGNNARTADYIARKLAQHGIKQIKIHDVSKTHISYLISDIWKYRGVILGSCAYNTNMFPLIESLTRELEHIGVKNKYLGLFGSYSWNGGGVRNLTAFAEAIGWEQVAPAADIFGTPTPEKLEACDAIALAMAERLKG, encoded by the coding sequence ATGAAAATTAATGTAACAGAAAAAATTTACTGGATGGGGGTCAATGACCGCCGGAAACACTTATTTGAAAACATTTGGCCCTTGCCAAACGGCGTATCCTACAACTCTTACCTTATAAAGGACGAGAAGACGGCACTGGTGGATACGGTGGAGATGGGGGCGGATTCAGGGTACATCGGTTGGATTGAGATGTTGCTCGAAGGTCGGGAGTTGGACTATCTGATAGTGAACCATATGGAGCTTGATCACGCCGGCGAAATTGGGGCAATAGTGCGTCGCTATCCGAATGTGCAAATCATAGGTAATAGCAAGACATTCAAGATATTAGAAGGGTACTACGGCATTACTGATAACCTCCTAGAGGTGTGTGACGGCGCCGAACTCGAGTTGGGACACCATAAACTCAAATTCGTCTTTACGCCGTGGGTACATTGGCCTGAAACTATGATGACTTACGACCTTACAGAAAAGGTGCTCTTCTCTGCCGATGCTTTTGGTACATTTGGTACGTTGGATGGGGCAATTTTCGATGATGAGATTGATTTTGAGGTATATCGTGAAGAGATGCGTCGTTACTATTCCAACATCGTGGGTAAGTTCAGTAATATGGTACAGAAGGCTTTGGCGAAGCTTTGCGAGCTGGAGGTCAAATATTTATGCCCGCTGCACGGTCCAATTTGGAGAAATAACCCCTCTCGAGTTATTGAGCTCTATGACCGCTGGTCACGCTATCAAGCTCGCGATGGTGTGGTTATTATCTACGCCTCTATGTATGGCAACAATGCCCGCACGGCAGACTATATAGCTCGCAAATTGGCACAACACGGCATCAAACAGATTAAGATCCACGATGTGAGCAAGACTCATATATCATATTTGATTTCAGATATATGGAAGTACAGGGGCGTAATTCTGGGCTCGTGTGCCTACAACACCAATATGTTCCCGCTGATAGAGAGTCTTACGCGTGAGTTGGAACATATCGGGGTGAAAAACAAATATTTGGGCTTATTTGGTTCGTATAGTTGGAACGGTGGTGGTGTGCGCAACCTCACTGCTTTTGCCGAGGCTATCGGTTGGGAGCAGGTGGCACCGGCGGCTGACATTTTCGGCACGCCAACGCCGGAAAAATTGGAGGCTTGCGATGCCATAGCATTAGCGATGGCTGAACGACTGAAAGGTTAG
- a CDS encoding Valyl-tRNA synthetase, producing the protein MTEIAAKYDPASCEQKWYKYWLDNNFFHSEPDQRTPYTIVIPPPNVTGVLHMGHMLNNTIQDVLVRRARMRGFNACWVPGTDHASIATEAKVVQKLAAEGISKSELTRERFLEHAWEWKEKHGGIILEQLKKLGASCDWERTKFTMDRELSDSVIKVFVDLYNKGKIYRGVRMVNWDPAALTALSDEEVIYQEQQGKLYYLRYMIDGEEGYAVVATTRPETIMGDTAMCINSADPKNEHLRGKRVIVPGVGRSVPVIEDEYVDIEFGTGCLKVTPAHDVNDYMLGEKYGLESIDIFNDNGTLNDHGGRYAGMDRFEVRRRIVEDLAAAGLIEKVEDYVNKVGTSERSGAVIEPKLSMQWFLSMEELSEPALRAVMDDAIKLYPSKFKNTYRHWMENIKDWCISRQLWWGQQIPAYYLPQGGYVVATTAEEALKLAQEKDASLTMSDLRQDPDVLDTWFSSWLWPISVFDGINNPENRDIQYYYPTNDLVTGPDILFFWVARMIIAGYEYRGEMPFKNVYLTGIVRDKLRRKMSKSLGNSPDPLDLIAQYGADSMRVAMLLCSSAGNDILFDDSLVEQGRNFGNKIWNTFRLLKMWDVADIEQPESSRLAVEWFDVLLTKTLAEIEEDFEQYRISDALMKLYKLFWDDFSANYLEIIKPIYGCPIDTVTLSATLGYYEQLLQQLHPYMPFITEEIWQLIAPRKLGESIMVTTISAPRFPIPDSRLKIVEKCEIAMQVVTNVRNVRAQKNIAQKESLKLLAIGEVDFECVIKKLANISAIEQTVEKPVNAASFIVKATEYFVPLEGMIDKEAEIERLTKDLNYAQGFLENVMKKLSNERFVQNAPAKVLETEYAKRADAEAKIAALQMQLRALLG; encoded by the coding sequence ATGACAGAAATAGCAGCAAAGTATGACCCCGCCTCGTGCGAGCAGAAGTGGTACAAATATTGGCTCGACAACAACTTTTTCCATAGCGAGCCTGACCAGAGAACGCCCTATACCATAGTTATCCCGCCGCCTAATGTTACGGGTGTACTCCATATGGGACATATGCTCAACAATACAATTCAGGATGTTCTGGTGCGTCGCGCGCGGATGCGGGGCTTCAACGCTTGCTGGGTGCCGGGAACAGACCACGCCTCGATTGCCACTGAAGCAAAAGTGGTGCAAAAACTTGCTGCTGAAGGAATTTCAAAGAGCGAACTCACACGAGAGCGATTCCTCGAACACGCCTGGGAGTGGAAGGAGAAGCACGGGGGCATTATACTGGAGCAACTAAAAAAACTTGGTGCTTCGTGCGACTGGGAGCGGACAAAATTCACTATGGATAGGGAGCTTTCCGACTCTGTTATCAAGGTTTTCGTAGACCTATACAATAAAGGCAAAATATATCGCGGGGTGCGGATGGTGAATTGGGACCCGGCTGCTCTCACGGCACTCTCGGACGAAGAGGTTATCTACCAAGAGCAGCAAGGAAAGCTCTACTATCTTCGCTATATGATTGATGGAGAGGAAGGTTACGCCGTAGTGGCGACTACTCGTCCCGAGACCATTATGGGCGATACTGCAATGTGCATCAACTCGGCAGACCCCAAAAATGAACATCTGCGCGGCAAACGTGTGATTGTCCCCGGCGTTGGCAGGTCTGTGCCTGTGATTGAGGACGAATATGTTGATATTGAGTTTGGTACAGGTTGTTTGAAGGTTACTCCGGCGCACGACGTGAACGACTATATGTTGGGCGAAAAATATGGCTTGGAGTCTATTGATATTTTCAATGATAACGGTACGCTCAACGACCACGGCGGACGCTATGCGGGTATGGATAGGTTCGAGGTGCGCAGGCGGATTGTGGAGGATTTGGCGGCGGCTGGGCTTATCGAAAAGGTTGAGGATTATGTAAATAAGGTGGGAACTTCCGAGAGGAGCGGCGCAGTTATCGAGCCTAAACTTTCGATGCAGTGGTTTCTGAGTATGGAGGAGTTGTCCGAACCTGCCTTACGTGCAGTTATGGATGATGCTATAAAGCTTTATCCATCAAAGTTTAAGAATACTTATCGTCACTGGATGGAGAACATCAAAGATTGGTGCATCTCTCGTCAGTTGTGGTGGGGGCAGCAGATTCCCGCTTATTACCTGCCGCAGGGTGGATATGTGGTTGCCACGACGGCAGAGGAGGCATTGAAGCTCGCACAAGAGAAGGATGCTTCGCTCACTATGAGTGACTTGCGTCAAGACCCCGATGTGCTGGACACTTGGTTCTCATCGTGGCTTTGGCCTATTTCGGTTTTTGACGGAATAAATAATCCGGAAAATCGCGACATTCAATACTATTACCCTACTAATGACCTTGTTACTGGACCGGATATTCTTTTTTTCTGGGTGGCGCGTATGATTATTGCCGGCTATGAATATCGCGGTGAAATGCCGTTCAAGAATGTCTATCTGACAGGTATCGTTCGCGATAAACTGCGTCGCAAGATGAGTAAGTCGCTGGGCAACTCTCCCGACCCGCTGGATTTGATTGCGCAGTATGGTGCTGATTCTATGCGCGTTGCGATGCTGCTTTGCTCCTCGGCAGGCAATGATATTCTCTTTGACGACAGTCTTGTTGAGCAGGGGCGCAATTTTGGCAACAAGATTTGGAACACGTTCCGACTCCTGAAAATGTGGGATGTTGCGGATATTGAGCAACCCGAAAGTTCACGTTTGGCTGTGGAATGGTTTGATGTTCTGCTTACTAAGACACTAGCAGAGATTGAGGAGGATTTCGAGCAGTACCGTATTTCGGATGCGTTGATGAAACTATACAAACTCTTCTGGGACGATTTTTCGGCAAACTACCTTGAGATTATAAAACCTATTTATGGCTGCCCAATTGACACTGTCACCCTGTCAGCTACTCTGGGTTACTACGAGCAACTTTTGCAGCAACTGCACCCCTATATGCCGTTTATTACGGAAGAGATTTGGCAGCTCATCGCTCCGCGCAAGTTGGGTGAGAGCATTATGGTAACAACCATTTCCGCACCCCGATTCCCGATTCCCGATTCCCGGCTCAAGATTGTGGAAAAATGCGAGATTGCAATGCAGGTTGTCACAAACGTGCGTAACGTGCGGGCGCAGAAAAATATTGCTCAAAAAGAGTCATTGAAACTTTTAGCGATAGGTGAAGTTGATTTCGAGTGCGTTATCAAAAAGTTGGCAAATATTTCAGCAATAGAACAAACTGTCGAGAAACCTGTTAATGCAGCTTCATTCATTGTCAAAGCTACCGAATATTTTGTTCCCTTGGAGGGTATGATTGATAAAGAAGCCGAGATAGAACGTCTTACCAAGGATTTGAACTATGCGCAAGGTTTTCTGGAAAACGTAATGAAAAAGTTATCAAACGAGCGATTTGTTCAAAATGCACCGGCAAAAGTGCTCGAAACAGAGTATGCAAAGCGTGCAGATGCTGAAGCCAAAATTGCGGCTTTACAGATGCAGTTACGGGCGTTATTAGGATAA